The genomic stretch CTTTGTTGTCTCCGTTGTATTCAGACCAAGGAAACGAATTTTAATGCCACATGTATTTGCCGCGTTCCAAAGGCCCAACTGAAAGAGGATCAAATGATACAATGCGTTAGTTGTGGATGTCGAGGTTGTGCCAGTAGCGATTAGCATTGATCTGCCAACACCGTCCCGGGGGTTCAAGCTTAGGGGCAcaaaaaaggggaaatgataaaaaaagaagagttGGAAATATTGCCATGTATATGGTTGAAATCGGGATtcatggttggttggttggctcttACAAAGGCGTCCGGGTTGTATTTGGTTTTTCTACTCCTGCTTATCTGGAATCTTTTCCTCTGCGTCCACATATCTCGACATTCCTTCTCATATCACTGTTTCAGCCGATCGCAAAACAATACCCCTACAAAGAACTGCGCACTATGTTGTGCTCTAGTATCTAGTCAAACGGACATATACTTAACCTAATAGTGTACAAAGAAATTCATTGACAAACGACCACTAATTATATCTACAACCAAcaataagaaaaggaagagagaataAGCACATATCAAGGCCTCCGAGAGTAGACATAGTCAAGAATCAGACTCGTAAAACATGGCATTTCATGTACATCTTAGCAAATATCGTCAAGGTCATAACAAGGTCATCAATTGAAGTCAAAACCAATTCCAAGCCTCAACCCAGCCTAGAACTCCAAAAATATCAACCGCCTAAAATTTAAACAACCCAAAGAGCAAATCCTGCTGAACACAAACTCCAAATCCCCAGAAATAAGACCAGCATTATTATGTGCTAAGCCGCGGCATAGATTCGATGAGGGAGATCATATTCTTGGAGTGTAAAGATGTTGAACACCCAATTCCTCAGAAGGGTAGAACCTATTAGGGACTCAGAATAGTGACATATTGCTCCGATGATTTAGCTGCGGCCTAGGCACATGCTGTCTGGGTTTCGACggttcttctttgcttccgCTGCCGATTTTTTGAAACCCCTGTAAAAGATCAACACCATCTACCTCTCCGGGGCCCTCATCAAAaaggtggaaagagaaaaaatcATCATGAGTAGCATCTATAAAGCGCCCGGAATCGGGGACCTTCGATGGTGAATcgggaaagagaaggccTTTCGTTTtgcttgaagatgaaaacGAAGGCAAGCCGATACGGCCGTTCACACTCATAGTCGTGATATCAGCAAGCACACCGCTGTTCGAGCCACTAGCATCACTCCGTGAACGTTTCGCGGAACGCTTTCCTGGTGAACCATATGCTGGTGTTGAAATGTTATCCGTGGTAGTGTCCGCAAATACGTCAAAGGTAGTGTGGAGGTTTTCATTCGGCGTAAAGGTTTCATCCTGAATGTTAAACGCTGGGCTCCATGGTAAATCTTCGTCTGTGAGGCCTAAATGCTTAATGGGGGAATTGACCATCTGCTGAATCTTCTTGCGGTGGTTTCGAAGATTGGTGTTAGGGGAGACCGACGGTGGGGGCTTTGCGGGCTTCTTGAATTTTATGACAGGGGTAATGGGAGGCGGCAGCATGCTAACATATTCACTGCGAAGTGGCGAAGAGCCAACAATAAGTCCAGCGTCTTTCAGCGTACCAGAATGACCCGGACTGATGTCGTGAGAAGAACTTCTAATTCGAGcgatctcttcttctgcacGGCCACGCTTGATACGAGGAGGTTCAATATCCAAGTCTGAAGTTAGTATGTGGCCAGCTTTGTTTGGTCGCATTGCCGAAGActccaaagaagaaaaatagccGCTATCATTCATGCCAGTTGACTTCCGTTTTCTAGAGCGAGAAACGACCCCTGTCGCCGTAACACCCTGAGATGGCGTAGGCGGAGTTCCCTGGCGGATGAACCGAGGTGGCACAATTGGAGGTGATGAGTGTATAGTCTGCGGCGGAGAAGACCGCGGTGGGAGGGTCTGCGTAGTAGGCCCGTTCACTCCTTCATCACCTGTGTCATCCTGGAGGGCGGGGTCCGAAGCAGGTAGTGTCGCGTCGGAGGACAAATCCACATTCTTCGAAGACTTTGGCACTACAGGAGGATAGGTAGACGGTGGAACTGTCCACGTGGCCGTGGCAGAGCTCTGTGAATGCGTAAGCTCCCTTTGGGGAGCAGCCGGAAGGGGGATACTAGACATCGTGGCACGGCGAAAGGGTTTGTCTTTTAAAAATTGCGCTTCCATCCCAGGCTCAATGGCCCAGTAGTTGCCTTTCCCTGGGTCATCCTTAGGCCGTTCCTGCTTTATGAATGCCTTGTTTAAACTGAGATTGTGACGGATGCTATTTTGCCAGCCAGGATCACTGTTCTTATAATATGAGAACGTGTCTGAGATCCACCTATAGATCTGTGCGAGGGTTAGCCGCCTATTTGGTGCGCGTAGAATAGACATTCCGATTAGTGTTGCATAACTATACGGTGGTTTCACGCCGTCGTCTTCTATAGGAGGCATTTCGTGTGGCTCGGGTAAACGCATCGAGTTGGTGTCTTCGCGTTTCGGCTTTTTCGCGGGCCGCTCCTTCAATGGCGCCGCATCCATGAGCGTCCTTTTCGATTGAGCCCTGGAGTGGAATGATGGCTCAGGAAAATCCGCGAAATTATCACTGGGTGGCTCGTCTATGGGCTGACTCTGTCTTGAGAGCCTGTCGGGATTGACGCTGGGAAATATCGTGAACAAAGCCGACTGCGGCATAGACATTGTAGACGTAACGGGATACGCATATGGATTGGAAGGAGTTTTCTTTGTAGGAGAATCAGTAGGGAATGATGGTGGAACAGGGGCCGTGATAGAGACGAAGCCCagctttcctcctccagacAGTGAGACACCTGACCCTCGACGTGTCTTCGTTGGCGATGGTTTGTGCGTGCGAGCGGGTGGCAAGTTCAAGATACAACCCGTGTCTGTGACATTCTCCATAGGTTGCAGGGGTAAAGGCGATGGTTCCAATTGACGAGACTTGGCAATTCCGTGCTCAGTGGGTGAAGATGAATTGACAACTGCTGACGCAGTTGTCATAGGACGGGTGGAGCTCATGATGTCGTCCGGTTGAGTGGGTGCCAAAAACGCTGGACGCGTCGACGAATTCCTTAACGCGAGAGTATACTAGCACCGTCCAGGTGAACGCTGCGTCGAGTCGGCCAAAGATGAGGGGCAGGGGCAGCAACGCCCAATGACCAAGTGAATCGTAGTCACCCGAAAATGCAGAATTCAGGACAATTCGCGGTGGTatagaaaagacaaaggcaATGCAAAGGGTCTTAGGCTGTAGCGCAAAGAAGTGGGTATTTGGGCCACAAAGGCGCTAAGGAGGGCACATCGAGGCCGTGGCTCCAAGtgcgaagaaaaagcgggTAATAACTGTCGAGTTTAACTGGATTGTGAACTGTTCTTGATATTATATccccccctccctttctttcttctacttGGAATAGGCTGGATGGAAGACTGGCGCAGGACTGCTTCAAGCCTGACAGTGCTGTTAGAGTGGGCTCACGCGGCGCGCGAAATAATAGTAAATCTAGaaacgatgatgatggggGACGGGATGAACGGGATGTTTAGAGAAGAGGCAGAGAAGAGATAAAGCGGGAAGACGGCCTCACTCTATAATCGAATCCCTTCACCTAGTAAGGTTTCTCCCTCGAGGTAAGGTGGGGTGCGCGAGATACGTTAATAACAGCAGAGTTATGTACGATTACTTGGGCTGAGGaatggagagaaaggaaCTTGATGTTAGGTGATTGTCGCGGCCTCGTTTGGCAGCTAagtatgtatggtatggttAGGTCGCGTCGCGTAACGCGTCGAGGGCGGCGAGTACATTGGAAGAGGGTGGGGTTTTGGTACTAGTATTGTCATGGGTGACAATACAGAAGCTCCTGTTTCACCATTGGCTGACCTCCTTGCTTAGTTCCGCCACCTGGAACGATTGTCGTGTCCAATCACCAGGCGATCTCGGTCGATCATTGGGCCCTCCCATCAGTTGACGAGGCAAGCATGCCCCGGCCATCAGACTTAGTGTCAGGTTGTGTGCCTTTCTAAGCCAAGCCCGGTTTTATTAGATCCATACTAAGCTACGTCTAGATTCCCACCCCATGCTTTGTGTCTCGAAGGAAAGCTTTGTGATCATACTGCCACCCAGATTCTAAAGATCAGCCATCTCAACCGACAAGCTGTGAAGGCGGAATCAACATTCGTCATCCAGCAATTGATGGGGTCgttcaaaaaaaaaaaaaaaaaaaaagaaaaaaagaaaaaaaaaagtacaagCTTGAGGTGCTTGGATTCGAACAATAAATATTTAAGGCTCGTTAGCTTCAATCTACGCCTGGATAGCGATACCTCAACAAGTCGACGAAAGTATCGACCGTACATCCTGTCCCTCCAGCAGTTGTACAGAGAGCGAATCCTAATTCAAATGAGTAAGGGACCCTTGCTCACCACTATCCATGAAGTTAATTAACCCTTCAATTGGGATGGCTCATAACACAATCGAACACTACCTGCGCTAATTGTCTACATATATTGTCATGAGATTGGCCGAGGCAAGGGTATGGAAGATTCCCAGGTACCCGTGCTGGCCTGCAGTAGTACTTGTGTGTGTTCCACATGTAGCAGCATTACTTCGTGCTCCCAGCATAGATAGTATTTGAATTACTAATAGTTACTTTTAGTTAACTTCTTGATCATAATCGTGGGTAGGCTAGACCTCCGATGGGCACCTTTGCCTTTCGATAGAACTCTGTTATAACTCCTTGAAAGAGGGGGTTTGGAATTCCCGAAAAGGTGACCTACTATGCCAGCAAGGCGTCGTCTAATTAAAAATCTAAGTTGACGACACCCCTGACAGAGGAGTAAACCAGTGGGGAGCGAAAGTTTTGTTCACATGAGCTCCAGTAAATTGTACAGTGCATCCCTCCATCCCGAAAAAGCCTCTTTATGAAGTGCTTGTCATTGCTTCAAAAACTCCATGTAAACCCTCTATGTCCTTGGCCGATAACGAATTTGTTCTAAATCTAGATAAAGGACAACCAACGCCTGGAAAGGAGAGCTGAAACAAATGCGATCTATCCCGGAAACACAAAAGATAATTATGTCAGTATAGAGGAACAAAGCGTGGTGCATGGCAGAAAATATCACACATAGATTCAgataaaaagagaggaacATAGGCTCTAATAAGATCCATTCAGACAACTCCAGAGTTTCAACTTTTCACATAGTCATGTAAGACACGGAACTTCTCGTCGTATCGTATAGATATGCCATGGGTATCCTAAATCATCAGAGACCCTCGCTGGCATTGTGCAGAAACCCCTAcgagaagggaaaggggggaatAGAAAGgaggaggcgaaggaggaaaggagggCGTCTAGTCTAGAAATGTGAACATGCTCGTATGAATAATGTTCAGGGCACGGTCTGCGTCTCTCTCTTCGATGACGCATGATATATTGATTTCGCTCGCaccttggaggaagagaagcaatTAGCTTTTGGTCAACCAAATCCAGTAAGAGTTCGACCCCGTTGCACTTACCTTGGGAGATCATCTCAATGTTCACATTATTTTCTCCAAGGGTTGTAAACATCCGCCCGGCAACACCAATCATGTTCTTCATTTGTTTGCCAACAAGGCTCAGGATGGCCATCTCTGGGATTATATCGACTGTCCCATATTTCTGTAGGTCACGTAACGCGCCCTTCAAGTCCTCGTCAATAATTTGATATTCATCCCTGCCGACTCCATTGAGAAGAGGCGACTCAGAATGAAGAGCCATGGACACATGCACTTCACTGGTGGATATCAGATCGATTGAGAGCCTCCATCGGTCAAGGACAGAGAAGATGCCAGCAAAGAACCCATGCGACAGGGAGCGTTTGTTGGAGTGGACATTGATCACGAGAATCTTGTGCTTGATAGTTACAGCGGTAGGACGCTTCGGCGTCTGCACAAGACTTGGACTGCGTGTACGGAACAATCTGGGGTCATGCCCTATGGCCGCCTTCTCCAATTTATAAGAGGAATCAGGGAAAATGATAGTGCCATTGCCTTTCGGGTTCATGACATTCTTGATACGAATGGGAATTCTCGCGCGGATGACTTGTTCCATGgtgaatggatggatgacCTCTGAGCCATAAAATGTCAGTTCAGCGGCTTCTGCAGGTGTGATTGCCGGAAGAATACGCGCAGTTGGCACTTTCCGGGGATCTGCTGTGAATATTCCGTCGACTTCCTTCCATACCTGTAGTTCTTTGGCACGTATCCCAACGGCGACTAGGGCGGCGCAAAGATCTGTATAGCCCCGCCCTATTTGATCAAGAAGACCGCCTGGTATGGTCCCAAAGAACCCAGTTACAACTGGAACTCTGCCCTCACAAGCTCGGATTTTTTTACCGAGAGTGCTGGCGAGGTTGTTGTAGAATTCCTGGTCGAGACCCTGGCTTGAGATAGTAAAGTCGACAATCTCAGCCAAATCCACATATTCCGAATCTACTCCTCGGTCCTGGAGGAAAGCTGCCATAAGTCGACAACTAAGCTTCTCTCCTGTACTCATAACTTTATCCACACAGCGGACACTGATCTCCCCGAGCGTCTGAGCAGCCTCCAAGACCTTCAGAACCTTTTCACATTCATCGTTAATCTCGGTAACTAACTGAAGCCTTAGTCCCTTGGAATTAATTTGACTCTCGACTACTTCGATATGTTCCAATCGGACCGCCTCGACGAGAGAGACGTAGTTTTTAGATTCCGCATTCTCTGCATCCCGCGCTGCGCGTAACAGCCTATCAATTGTatcaatatcaatgttgATTTTGGATGAGAACAATAGAACCTGCGAGGCAGGGCAACGCCTAACCGGGGTGGAGAGGTGACTCACCGATTGGTAGTACCTTCAGCTTTTGTAGAGCTACTTCTTGCAGAGCAGACTATTGCCACACTGTGATCTAAAAGGCTAGGTCTTGATTGAAGGATGTCAGTAGCAGCTATCTCTATATTTCATCTTGTTGCTTACAGAACAACTTGATCAATGATATTAAGGGCGAACTTGCCCACACTGGTACCTCCAAACTTTTGTACAACCCAGTTGCCGTTTGAAGGGCCTACTAGGTCGCTATTGGATGTCGACAACGGTTCCAATTTGGATGGCAACCGAGATTCCATGCTGGAGAGTAACTGTCAACTCAGACTTTGTTCTCAAAAGGCGATGGCGATCCTCACATTACTTGACTTCGGTAGCGGGATAGCCTTTTTATGTGCACTGGCGGGGTTGCGAAAGCGGAGCCCCTCTAATGATACGGGGTATCACATaatttttcctcttctccgccttcCGCTTGTGGAATACGATATCGGAGTTGGTTCTTACTACACGGTACATACTCCATAGATAGAGCTAGTATCAGGTACTTTGTAAGTAATTACTATAGGTACTCCAGTACCTCCATGTGTAACTCGCTTCTCTCAAGGCTTGGAGCCATTCTAATTTGTACAAGTGATGAGCAATATGTATAGAATAAGTATACAGCACATGTATAGGTGTATATGTAAAAATGATCTTCGCTCTCgtgggatatatatagctatCCTACTTTTGTAGCATTCGGGTGTCGAGCGCCATACGCTTTTGTGTGAGTCATCTCTCTGATCATGGATTTACGAAAactactccggagtaggtATCGAATATTCGTCAATACCTAACACGATTGGCTTGCGGAGTCCTCTgtggtacatacataccgacCAATTGGAACCTAGAGTATAGTTCCACTTTTTTGTAGCACCGATGAGTACCGGACCTAAATGGCCAACCCACCTAAAAAAGACACGCCTTGCTAGGTCCCGAGTCTTCTCCGGTAGTCGGGTAGATATATGGCCTTAGTCCAACCTACAACTAGTACTTCGTATTAGTGTCATTGTCACTTGCCCTTATCTCCGTTCCCACTTTCATTTGCTAACTCAACAATCTCTAAGTGAAAGAGGGGCCCTTAGATCGATTACTATGGATCCTGCAAGAGCAGAAGTTCCAACATGTCCGTTCTGCACCTTTCCTGAACCTGATGGTAATTCTAATATGGACCATTTTGAGGTATATCATCCTGAGATCGACAGACGGCTTGGTGTCAGCAGTGGTAAAAAGGCTATACACTTGAACAACCTGAAGATATCTTCTGACTGCAGGCAACATCTATCCGCCAGCGAGGAGAACGAGCATTTAGGAAAGTACACCCATTGCCCACGTGGTTGTGGGGAGATAGTAATGGACGCTGAGCTTCCCACCCATCTTGAATTACaccaagcagaagaaatTACCCACGAGAGTacaacatcttctccgccagaGTTCTCCGGCTCGTTTACTGCTCAGAAGCAAAGCAGACCTGGCGATTGCGAAGACCTGGACAATGCCCAGTACTCACATGGACTGTTTGTGAAGAGCCAActaaagaaagagaaacccACTCAGGAAGCAGTGAGAGAAACAAGACCCCGTAGTCCTTCGAATATAACGCTTGCCGTGAAAAAGCTTGGAGTATCCGACCCCTTCTCTGCGTTCTTTTCCCTGTATCTTGCACAGTTTCTAGGTCGTGAGCCTGCTGATAAATGAAATAGCGCACCGAATTGGGACCATATGCTCATGAGAAGCAAATGCCTTCGTGGCTTCGAAAATTATTAGAAAAAAGAGTCAAGATAACAGAGTCCAATATAATCGCTCCAGATGGAACGCTGCGGAGACATCGTTCAACGGAGAATGAGACGACAGATGTTGTTCCGGTGCTTGTTAGGCTTTGTGAACAGGACAAATCAGTACAGCGTGCTTTCTTCTGTAGCCCTAAAGTTCATCAAATCTCT from Aspergillus oryzae RIB40 DNA, chromosome 1 encodes the following:
- a CDS encoding forkhead box transcription factor (transcription factor of the Forkhead/HNF3 family), with protein sequence MSSTRPMTTASAVVNSSSPTEHGIAKSRQLEPSPLPLQPMENVTDTGCILNLPPARTHKPSPTKTRRGSGVSLSGGGKLGFVSITAPVPPSFPTDSPTKKTPSNPYAYPVTSTMSMPQSALFTIFPSVNPDRLSRQSQPIDEPPSDNFADFPEPSFHSRAQSKRTLMDAAPLKERPAKKPKREDTNSMRLPEPHEMPPIEDDGVKPPYSYATLIGMSILRAPNRRLTLAQIYRWISDTFSYYKNSDPGWQNSIRHNLSLNKAFIKQERPKDDPGKGNYWAIEPGMEAQFLKDKPFRRATMSSIPLPAAPQRELTHSQSSATATWTVPPSTYPPVVPKSSKNVDLSSDATLPASDPALQDDTGDEGVNGPTTQTLPPRSSPPQTIHSSPPIVPPRFIRQGTPPTPSQGVTATGVVSRSRKRKSTGMNDSGYFSSLESSAMRPNKAGHILTSDLDIEPPRIKRGRAEEEIARIRSSSHDISPGHSGTLKDAGLIVGSSPLRSEYVSMLPPPITPVIKFKKPAKPPPSVSPNTNLRNHRKKIQQMVNSPIKHLGLTDEDLPWSPAFNIQDETFTPNENLHTTFDVFADTTTDNISTPAYGSPGKRSAKRSRSDASGSNSGVLADITTMSVNGRIGLPSFSSSSKTKGLLFPDSPSKVPDSGRFIDATHDDFFSFHLFDEGPGEVDGVDLLQGFQKIGSGSKEEPSKPRQHVPRPQLNHRSNMSLF
- a CDS encoding aspartate kinase (aspartate kinase), translated to MESRLPSKLEPLSTSNSDLVGPSNGNWVVQKFGGTSVGKFALNIIDQVVLPSLLDHSVAIVCSARSSSTKAEGTTNRLLRAARDAENAESKNYVSLVEAVRLEHIEVVESQINSKGLRLQLVTEINDECEKVLKVLEAAQTLGEISVRCVDKVMSTGEKLSCRLMAAFLQDRGVDSEYVDLAEIVDFTISSQGLDQEFYNNLASTLGKKIRACEGRVPVVTGFFGTIPGGLLDQIGRGYTDLCAALVAVGIRAKELQVWKEVDGIFTADPRKVPTARILPAITPAEAAELTFYGSEVIHPFTMEQVIRARIPIRIKNVMNPKGNGTIIFPDSSYKLEKAAIGHDPRLFRTRSPSLVQTPKRPTAVTIKHKILVINVHSNKRSLSHGFFAGIFSVLDRWRLSIDLISTSEVHVSMALHSESPLLNGVGRDEYQIIDEDLKGALRDLQKYGTVDIIPEMAILSLVGKQMKNMIGVAGRMFTTLGENNVNIEMISQGASEINISCVIEERDADRALNIIHTSMFTFLD
- a CDS encoding uncharacterized protein (predicted protein), translated to MDPARAEVPTCPFCTFPEPDGNSNMDHFEVYHPEIDRRLGVSSGKKAIHLNNLKISSDCRQHLSASEENEHLGKYTHCPRGCGEIVMDAELPTHLELHQAEEITHESTTSSPPEFSGSFTAQKQSRPGDCEDLDNAQYSHGLFVKSQLKKEKPTQEAVRETRPRSPSNITLAVKKLGVSDPFSAFFSLYLAQFLGREPADK